AAGCTGAGATTGTGCGTGAAGGGTTTGTTTATCTGCCCAAGCGTGGCAAAGGCAGCCATGAGCGTTGGCGACATCCTTTGCTCAGAAAAACTCTAACAATTCCAGGTAAAGATGGAGATGATGTACCACTCTACCTAGAAAAACAACTAGCAAAGTTACTTGCTGTACTAGAAGAGTTGAGAGAGGATGAGAATTCATGAATCGATACAGTATGATCGTTCAATGGTCTGACGAGGATCAGCTTTTCCTAGTCACGATTCCAGAGTTTGCTGATCTGGTTGTGATGCCTTGCACTCACGGCAAAACTCGTGAAGAAGCAATTCATAATGGCGAAGAAGTTATTGAAATGTACTTAGAAGCTTGGAAAGCAGAAGGTGAATCTATCCCTGAACCGAGGACACTTCAAATCGCTTGAATGGTACTATGTCGCGGCGGCATAACAACCCGGTTGGAGCGGACTGACAAAGTTAGTCGGTTTGTGTCAGAGGTTATCGGCAGCCGCTCAACCGGAACGTTATACGCGCGACTCGAAGTCGTTCGGGGGAGTTGGAGAACGCCCAAAACGTTCTCCCTGTCAGTGTTCAGGCAGATGTCCGCCTCGGAATGTTCAATCAGTAATGAGAGGGCAGTATCAGCAGACGAGGTTAAGTGTCCAACAAACCTGAAGCCAAAACCAGGTGCGAGGGCTAGGGCAAGGTTGCTACGGATAATGCAAATGAATCCTTGATGAGGCTTCGTTAATTAAGGTGCTCGAAATGGCTGATACGAGCATGTT
The sequence above is drawn from the Leptolyngbya sp. 'hensonii' genome and encodes:
- a CDS encoding type II toxin-antitoxin system HicA family toxin; this encodes MKAEIVREGFVYLPKRGKGSHERWRHPLLRKTLTIPGKDGDDVPLYLEKQLAKLLAVLEELREDENS
- a CDS encoding type II toxin-antitoxin system HicB family antitoxin, producing the protein MNRYSMIVQWSDEDQLFLVTIPEFADLVVMPCTHGKTREEAIHNGEEVIEMYLEAWKAEGESIPEPRTLQIA